Proteins encoded in a region of the Sander lucioperca isolate FBNREF2018 chromosome 4, SLUC_FBN_1.2, whole genome shotgun sequence genome:
- the LOC116041759 gene encoding E3 ubiquitin-protein ligase TRIM39-like isoform X1, producing MAAANYLSSEDQFLCSICLDVFTDPVSTPCGHNFCKNCITEHWNTSNRCLCPICKEGFTTRPGLRVNTFISEMVAQFRQSAQQKASSSSSEQQVSKPGEVPCDVCTGTKLKALKSCLVCLVSYCETHLEPHLTASRLKRHQLIDPVENLEDRMCTKHDKPLELFCKTDQTCVCMICTVLDHKTHDVVPLKEEYEEKKAELGKTEAEIQQMIQKRRLKIQEIKHSVDLSEEDADREIAEGVQVFTSLKESVERGLNELINTIKEKQKTTEKQAEAFIKELEQEISELMKRSTEVEQVLRSEDHLHLLQSVQSLNIQQPPPTKDWTEVSVRPSSYEGTVVKAVVQLEETLSKEMKKLLPESELKRVQQYAVDVTLDPDTAHPELILSDDGKQVNHGDVRKNLPDNPERFSYFVNVLGKQSFSSGRFYFEVQVKGKTEWTLGVVRESINRKGSIPLSPEKGYWTIWLRNGDEYKAAAGPSVLLSLKSPPQKVGVFVDYEEGLVSFYDVDAAALIYSFTGCSFTEKLFPFFSPCPNYDGKNSAPLIISPVRVN from the coding sequence ATGGCTGCTGCAAACTATCTGTCATCTGaagatcagtttctgtgctccatctgtctggatgtgttcactgatccTGTCAGCACACCATGTGGACACAACTTCTGCAAAAATTGCATCACTGAACACTGGAATACTAGTAACAGGTGCCTTTGTCCCATCTGTAAGGAAGGTTTTACCACAAGACCTGGTTTGAGAGTCAACACTTTCATCTCTGAGATGGTTGCTCAGTTCAGACAGTCAGCTCAACagaaagccagcagcagcagctcagagcaacaagtgtccaaaccaggagaagttccctgtgacgtctgcactggaaccaaactgaaggccctgaagtcctgcctggtgtgtctggtctcctactgtgagactcacctggagcctcatctGACAGCTTCACGTCTGAAAAGACATCAGCTGATCGACCCTGTGGAGAACCTGGAAGACAGGATGTGTACGAAGCATGATAAACCTCTGGAGCTGTTCTGTAAGACCGACCAGACATGTGTCTGCATGATCTGCACTGTTTTAGACCACAAGACGCATGATGTTGTTCCTCTGAAAGAAGAATATGAAGAAAAGAAGGCAGAGCTGGGGAAGACAGAGGCTGAAATTcagcagatgatccagaagagacgactgaagattcaggagatcaaacactcagtcgacctcagtgaggaagatgcagacagagagatagcagaaggtgttcaggtcttcacTTCTCTGAAGGAGTCTGTTGAGAGAGGCCTGAATGAGCTCATCAACACgatcaaagagaagcagaaaacaacagaaaaacaggctgaagctttcatcaaagagctggaacaggaaatctctgagctgatgaagagaagcactgaggtggagcaggtgttacgctctgaagaccacctccatcttctccagagTGTTCAGTCCCTAAACATCCAACAACCTCCACCCACCAAGGACTGGACAGAGGTCAGCGTCCGTCCATCATCATATGAGGGGACTGTGGTGAAAGCTGTGGTTCAGCTGGAGGAGACACTCAGTAAagagatgaagaagctgctcCCTGAGTCTGAGCTGAAGAGGGTCCAGCAGTATGCAGTGGATGTGACTCTTGATCCTGATACAGCACATCCTGaactcatcctgtctgatgatGGGAAACAAGTGAATCATGGTGATGTGAGGAAGAATCTCCCAGACAACCCAGAGAGATTTTCttattttgttaatgttttagGAAAGCAGAGTTTCTCTTCAGGCAGATTTTACTTTGAGGTTCAAGTTAAAGGAAAGACTGAATGGACTTTAGGAGTGGTCAGAGAGTCGATCAACAGGAAGGGAAGCATCCCACTGAGCCCTGAGAAAGGTTACTGGACTATATGGTTGAGAAATGGAGATGAGTACAAAGCTGCTGCTGGCCCTtcagtccttctctctctgaagtctcctcctcagaaggtgggggtgtttgtggattatgaggagggtctggtctccttttatgacgtagatgctgcagctcttatctactcctttactggctgctccttcactgagaaactcttccCATTCTTTAGTCCCTGTCCAAATTATGATGGCAAAAACTCTGCCCCTCtgatcatctctcctgtcagagtaaactaa
- the LOC116041759 gene encoding E3 ubiquitin-protein ligase TRIM21-like isoform X2: MAAANYLSSEDQFLCSICLDVFTDPVSTPCGHNFCKNCITEHWNTSNRCLCPICKEGFTTRPGLRVNTFISEMVAQFRQSAQQKASSSSSEQQVSKPGEVPCDVCTGTKLKAELGKTEAEIQQMIQKRRLKIQEIKHSVDLSEEDADREIAEGVQVFTSLKESVERGLNELINTIKEKQKTTEKQAEAFIKELEQEISELMKRSTEVEQVLRSEDHLHLLQSVQSLNIQQPPPTKDWTEVSVRPSSYEGTVVKAVVQLEETLSKEMKKLLPESELKRVQQYAVDVTLDPDTAHPELILSDDGKQVNHGDVRKNLPDNPERFSYFVNVLGKQSFSSGRFYFEVQVKGKTEWTLGVVRESINRKGSIPLSPEKGYWTIWLRNGDEYKAAAGPSVLLSLKSPPQKVGVFVDYEEGLVSFYDVDAAALIYSFTGCSFTEKLFPFFSPCPNYDGKNSAPLIISPVRVN; encoded by the exons ATGGCTGCTGCAAACTATCTGTCATCTGaagatcagtttctgtgctccatctgtctggatgtgttcactgatccTGTCAGCACACCATGTGGACACAACTTCTGCAAAAATTGCATCACTGAACACTGGAATACTAGTAACAGGTGCCTTTGTCCCATCTGTAAGGAAGGTTTTACCACAAGACCTGGTTTGAGAGTCAACACTTTCATCTCTGAGATGGTTGCTCAGTTCAGACAGTCAGCTCAACagaaagccagcagcagcagctcagagcaacaagtgtccaaaccaggagaagttccctgtgacgtctgcactggaaccaaactgaag GCAGAGCTGGGGAAGACAGAGGCTGAAATTcagcagatgatccagaagagacgactgaagattcaggagatcaaacactcagtcgacctcagtgaggaagatgcagacagagagatagcagaaggtgttcaggtcttcacTTCTCTGAAGGAGTCTGTTGAGAGAGGCCTGAATGAGCTCATCAACACgatcaaagagaagcagaaaacaacagaaaaacaggctgaagctttcatcaaagagctggaacaggaaatctctgagctgatgaagagaagcactgaggtggagcaggtgttacgctctgaagaccacctccatcttctccagagTGTTCAGTCCCTAAACATCCAACAACCTCCACCCACCAAGGACTGGACAGAGGTCAGCGTCCGTCCATCATCATATGAGGGGACTGTGGTGAAAGCTGTGGTTCAGCTGGAGGAGACACTCAGTAAagagatgaagaagctgctcCCTGAGTCTGAGCTGAAGAGGGTCCAGCAGTATGCAGTGGATGTGACTCTTGATCCTGATACAGCACATCCTGaactcatcctgtctgatgatGGGAAACAAGTGAATCATGGTGATGTGAGGAAGAATCTCCCAGACAACCCAGAGAGATTTTCttattttgttaatgttttagGAAAGCAGAGTTTCTCTTCAGGCAGATTTTACTTTGAGGTTCAAGTTAAAGGAAAGACTGAATGGACTTTAGGAGTGGTCAGAGAGTCGATCAACAGGAAGGGAAGCATCCCACTGAGCCCTGAGAAAGGTTACTGGACTATATGGTTGAGAAATGGAGATGAGTACAAAGCTGCTGCTGGCCCTtcagtccttctctctctgaagtctcctcctcagaaggtgggggtgtttgtggattatgaggagggtctggtctccttttatgacgtagatgctgcagctcttatctactcctttactggctgctccttcactgagaaactcttccCATTCTTTAGTCCCTGTCCAAATTATGATGGCAAAAACTCTGCCCCTCtgatcatctctcctgtcagagtaaactaa
- the LOC116041196 gene encoding E3 ubiquitin-protein ligase TRIM21-like isoform X3, whose amino-acid sequence MAAANYLPSEDQFLCSICLDVFTDPVTTSCGHNFCKNCINEHWNTNDQYLCPMCKTVFNTKPELLINTFISEMVAQFRQSAQQKASSSSSEQQESKPGEVPCDVCTGTKLKAELGKTEAEIQQMIQKRRLKIQEIKHSVDLSEEDADREIAEGVQVFTSLKESVERGLNELIDTIKEKQKTTEKQAEAFIKELEQEISELMKRSTEVEQVLRSEDHLHLLQSVQSLNIQQPPPTKDWTEVSVRPSSYEGTVVKAVVQLEETLSKEMKKLLESELKRVQQYAVDVTLDPDTAHPKLILSDDGKQVNHGDVRKNLPDNPERFSKCVNVLGKQSFSSGRFYFEVQVKGKTDWDLGVARESINRKRSITLSPEDGYWTIWLRNGNEYEALDDPGVLLSLKSPPQKVGVFVDYEEGLVSFYDVDAAALIYSFTGCSFTEKLFPFFSPSLNYGGKNSSPLIISPVRVN is encoded by the exons ATGGCTGCTGCAAACTATCTGCCATCTGaagatcagtttctgtgctccatctgtctggatgtgttcactgatccTGTCACCACATCATGTGGACACAACTTCTGCAAAAACTGCATCAATGAACACTGGAATACTAATGACCAGTACCTGTGTCCAATGTGTAAAACGGTTTTCAACACAAAACCTGAGCTGCTCATCAACACTTTCATCTCTGAGATGGTTGCTCAGTTCAGACAGTCAGCTCAACagaaagccagcagcagcagctcagagcaacaagagtccaaaccaggagaagttccctgtgacgtctgcactggaaccaaactgaag GCAGAGCTGGGGAAGACAGAGGCTGAAATTcagcagatgatccagaagagacgactgaagattcaggagatcaaacactcagtcgacctcagtgaggaagatgcagacagagagatagcagaaggtgttcaggtcttcacTTCTCTGAAGGAGTCTGTTGAGAGAGGCCTGAATGAGCTCATCGACACgatcaaagagaagcagaaaacaacagaaaaacaggccgaagctttcatcaaagagctggaacaggaaatctctgagctgatgaagaggagcactgaggtggagcaggtgttacgctctgaagaccacctccatcttctccagagTGTCCAGTCCCTAAACATCCAACAACCTCCACCCACCAAGGACTGGACAGAGGTCAGCGTCCGTCCATCATCATATGAGGGGACTGTGGTGAAAGCTGTGGTTCAGCTGGAGGAGACACTCAGTAAagagatgaagaagctgcttgagtctgagctgaagagggtccagcagtatgcagtggatgtgactcttgatcctgatacagcacatcctaaactcatcctgtctgatgatGGGAAACAAGTGAATCATGGTGATGTGAGGAAGAATCTCCCAGACAACCCAGAGAGATTTTCTAagtgtgttaatgttttagGAAAGCAGAGTTTCTCTTCAGGCAGATTTTACTTTGAGGTTCAAGTTAAAGGAAAGACTGACTGGGATTTAGGAGTGGCCAGAGAGTCGATCAACAGGAAGAGAAGCATCACACTGAGCCCTGAGGATGGTTACTGGACTATATGGTTGAGAAATGGAAATGAGTACGAAGCTCTTGATGACCCTGgtgtccttctctctctgaagtctcctcctcagaaggtgggggtgtttgtggattatgaggagggtctggtctccttttatgacgtagatgctgcagctcttatctactcctttactggctgctccttcactgagaaactcttccCATTCTTTAGTCCCAGTCTAAATTATGGTGGTAAAAACTCTTCCCCTCtgatcatctctcctgtcagagtaaactaa